The sequence CGCGCCTGAGCGCTGAGCCACCAAtcaccggcggcggcggcccgcaaGGCCCAGCCAATGGGGAACGCTTCCGCCCGTGCCTCGGTGACGCAACTTCCGGTCCCCGAGGGAGGGTGCCTGCCCCTCGCCGGCGCGCATGCGCGGGAGGAGAGCGCATCCCGGAGAGTTTCGCGAGAGCTGCGGGGGGGCGGAGCGCGGGTCGCCATGGCGGCCGGGCCCACCCCTCGGGGCCCCGTCCCCCGCCCCTCACCGCCTcaggccccgcggccgccgctccccgccggctgAGGCCCGGCCTACAGCGGGCACCGGCACCTccagcggggcgggggcggccttGTCCCTGCCCTCTTTCCGCCGGCCGCCTCCCTGTTTACCTCCCCAGCGTTTGGCAGCCGCGGCCGGAGGAtccctctccctcttttcccaaAGTAGAATCACATGTAGTTGGGGGAATCAGGCAGTGGATTGTGCTCCAGCGGCTGCTGCTATTTACTTCCCGACCTTGGGCACGTCTTTGCACTTTCTGACACCAGATTTCCTACGGAGGAATGATCCATCTTGGTGAAGGTAGTTGCAGGGCCAgctggcagctgcagcacaaaCGGCTGGACTCGGGAATCAAGAGATGAGCCCATCCACCGGTGTGGAGCCCTAAGGGAAAGGGTCAGTGAAGCCCACGGCTCCCCAGACAAACGGTGGTAGGGAGCAGTGTGCTGTGAAGCAGCAGGGTCCTGGGAGCTCTCCCACTGTGGTACCCAGGCCTCCTCCTCACACCCTGATCCCCCAGAAGCTTCTGTTTTACAAAGGGACTCTTCAGGGGGTGCTTCTTTCCCTCTGGTTTGGCCAGCTTCCAGGGCTGGGAGTAGGGAGGCCTCTCCCCACCTGTGGCAGGGCTGCAGACATCTATCCCTGCAGCCCCCATGCcctgggacatggggaccccaggGTCTCGCTGCACAGGAGCCTGGGAAGAGGAACCAGCCCTGCAACAGGAACACACCACTCCAGCCAAAACATGCTGTTCCTGTAAAAAAGCCATCATTTGGAAATCAGCAGCTGATGAAGAGACCTGTCTTCTGGACAAAGAGGGAATGGATAAAACAGACCCTATGCTTGGGTGAATGAATTGTTTTTGTTGTAAAATCTTCTTGATAACATGTCCCAGGTGAAAACCAACCCCAAAGCACGCAGACACTGCTGGAAACAACAACCCTTTCCACTCACTAGAGCTCTCCCTGTCACCAGTCTAGGGTGGGACAGCACTGGCTGCAATATAGAGACCATGGTATCTTGAAGGAAGATAAGGATGACTGCTTTATAATGTACCTGAGACCAGATATTGTAATGGTCTTTTtgtccataggaaaaaaaaaaaaaatctataaaaatttTCTCAATAAGTTCTATTACTGTGAAGTTACTGACTAGGACTGTTGATttgctgctggtggtgcctctCACAGCCAGAGCTGATCCTCTGAGGAGGTCTGTGGTCAGGATGACCCCAGCATTCAGTGACTTGAACCTAAAACTGATCAACACCTAATCCTGGCAACCCAGGGAAATGCACTGAAGGCTTTGGCCATggcagctctccctgccctgtATCTTAAGTACAACCATTTGTACTCCAACCTCCTGGGAGATGCTGTGAAAGCATTCTGGCAAAGCTGTTGAGGAAAGCCAGCTTTCTCAGGGCAAGAGCCTGCTGCCTGTGCTTGGTTGCCTAGGGTGGGCCTGGTCCAGTCCTGCTGATATCAAAGGATGAGTCTGAGGCAGGCACAAGACACAAACAGTCCAGGGTCAGTGGTGCTAACCTTGCCACCTCATTTTTCAACGGATCTGGGTCAGCTGGCAAAGCATCTGTGCCTGTCCGAAGCAGCACACTGCCAGCATGGTGGTAACAACAGCACTTCTCAGGGTGGTACGCTGGTGCCTGCACTGAAGAGAGTTCATTGCTCTCTGGAAACTCTGCCTAAGAACACGCTGCTGACGGGGAACAGCCAAACCCAGCAGTGACAGGGCTATGGAGGGCGTAGCAGCAGCCCCCAAATTCAGCAGCTATAAGCAGTTCTTAAATACAGTAGGGTTGTCGTGAAGCCTTCATCCTACCAGGATCCATTTTCCAAGGCACGCAGCTTTAAAGCCAGGCTTTGCCTCTAGCAAGAAACTGCAAAACTACCTTCTCCTGCTCAGACCTGGCACCAGCTGGGATCTGAAGTCCTGATGCTCTGCTGTGGTACCAAGGTCCTTTGTGGGTAGCAGCAGCAGTGGCGGCAAGATGGGGCTGGGAGAGAAAGCCAGAGGTACTGGCCGGAATCTCCAGCAGCAGGAGTAAAGCCTGCCCTAGCATTCAAGCCTGAGCAGGCAAGCACGGCTGTTCCACAGGCTCACAGTGCCATTAACTCACTTTCCAGCTGGCAGGAAAAGGTACCTGATAGCTCAGCGAGACCAGCAGACTCCCTGAAGACAGACACAGTCCCTCTTCGTCCACCCTCTTGTTCCCTTGCGAGTAGCCAAAGGCATAGGCAAGGTAATTTTTGTCCATTCCACTGGGTGCATGATCTTAAAACCAGGCTGTACCTCAGGAGGAAAATCCCAGCTTGGCTTTCTGGTTCCCAGCTGGAGACACCAGGGCCCACAAAAGTGAAAAGCCCTATTTATACTCCAGCTGGGCAAGCGATGCTTGTAATCACATCCAACCCCTTACCAGCCTGCTGTGTTCACTTTTAATCCCCTTCTCTGCATGGAGCAGCACCACCAGTCAGGCGGAAACCCTGTACAAGGTCCTAGGGGCAGGTTCAGAAGAGGAAGCTGGGACACAGCACTGAGAATACTCTGGGGCACATTTCCCCTCTCCAACATCACTTCAGACACACACTAAACAGGACAATGCTTCTCCCATCAGAAAAGAGACAGCAGAAGGAGAACCAGGAGAGCCTGATCTCAGCTCAGCTGAAGTCCCAAGCTCAGGGCTGGAAGGAATAAGGGTCccaaaaagaaaaggcagacagAAATGCCACTGACACCCATGACCAAGCATGGAAACCGCCAACATGCAGCAGTCCCACCAATGGAAGGAGGAGCTCAGCTCCTGTTTAGTCCAGCACTGGGGCCCCTACACCTCCCTGAGCACCCCAGTGCATCTGGCAACAACCCCCAGCACACTGGATCACAGGGAAGCGAAATGGGCTGGCGTTCAGGCCCACAACCACCACATCAAGGTGAAGGGCTCTGAATATGAAGCAGACTTGTTCACCCTGGACTGGTTTCAGGACAGTTGCTGTTCTCCTGCTGTGTCTCTCATATCATTGGGATTTATGCACACTTCTTGCTTCTGgtgaagaaaacactgaaacagaaCTTTCCTAGGGAATCCCTGCAGCAGAGAGCCCTGAATGTCCTCCAGAACACTATGAAGATGTGCAGGAACTCCAGATGTACAGTCAAAAATAGGTTTACTGGAATGTCTTTAGTCACAGCTGTAAGCAGCAATACTTAAAACACTGAGCTTGTGCATTCCCATGGCAGGACCAGAAAGTCTTCTGAATTGTAGAATctacttatttctttttttctctttttttttttttttaacaaaagagaaACAACATCCTTGCAGTTCTCCACAGAAGGGTCAGTTCCCTGTAACATAATGGTATGTTTCTCTTCAGACATTTTGCCCCTCCTTTGCTCTGATGAAAGGACAGAGTCCCCTCTGCCTTCCATAGCAGGCAGCGGGGAACTATTCAGATGGTATTATCATTAATATTAGAACTCAACCATATATACAGATAAACCGTAGTGGCAAGGGACAAGTAGCCAGCTCCAAACCAGAGACACAGAATTCCACAATACAGGCGGTTTGGGAACTGAATCTTCTGTTATAAAAAAAGTCTGACAGCAGGAGCAGGTACTAGACCAAAAAAAGGGTCATTTGGCAGTTCTTAAAACGCTCTGTTAGGACTGGCTACTTGCCACTGCCTCCTCACTCAGAGAAAAACAACTTCAAAGCTATATACAGATATCTCACTTAAATTACACAGCAGTTTGGTTATCCCAGAGCCAGCTCCACTGAAGCCTCCAGCTGCCCCGTCAGGTATGGTACTTCAGGACTATGGGTactggaaaacacaaagaaacaagCTCTCAGCCATGCACCTTTGCATGCAACATCAATCCCTGCCAGAGAGATCCCTCCCATTTCTGTAGTGACAAACACCAAGCAGCTGCAAGGGAAAGTGTGTTTCCAAGCTCAAGCTAATGCAATCTGCTGCCCCCACACACACTAGACAACATTTCCTGTCACCTTCATCTCTTTCCAGCTTCCCAAAATTAAACCAGATGGGATTTTCCatcagtctctctctctctctctctctctccagtgctcccaccctgctgccagctctgcctctcctgctgCAGGCTGTGTGTCAGCAGGACAACAGGCCGCAAGGGTTTTGCCAAAGTAACGAGGACTGTTACAGAACTGCCCTTGGCCATGGTCAGTGGGAGGAAAACCCTCTGGACCCAGTGGAACAGAAGAGCTGCACTGCTAGGCTGGGCTGCTGGGACCCCTGGAGCACTTCATTCTGCAGGCAGGGGGATTAATTACTGCTTCTGCCTGGAAGAAACATGCTCTGGTTGTTGTTACCCATTTGCTAGGAAAATGAGCGGTATCTCCACTCTGGGGAGCTCCAGGCTGAGCAGAaagggcagagggcaggggaagggaccAACAGTAGAGCCACAGCAGCTACTTGCTGAAAACTAAGCAGCCTGGCAGCTTTGGGGAGGAGAATTTGCAGGGATCAGACCCACCGCACCATCTGGTTGATGTATGTGGAGAGGCCTTTGGGAGACATTGGGAGGAGTCTGAAACTCCTCCATCTACTCCTACCAACCTCGGGATCAGTTGGTACCAACCCTGGATGGGTATAACATTGGCAGGGCAGGGCAATGTTGGCTTTCTTTGGCCATGGTCAGCAGGATTTGGTTTGAGCCTGCTCCTCTGCGTTTAAACCTTGCAGAAGAGCAGCATGGAGCGGCCTACGGGCACCATTTCTGACGGCTTAAGGCAGAGTGGGGCCCAATGGAAGAAGGTCAGGTGCTCTACCCCAGCGACAACAACACTACAGTGTCACTCATGGTGTGGAGCACCAAGAATATTTCGATGCCAGAAATGGCTGGGGTGACCTGGAACTACTCACCAATGATCACAAGCAGGAGAATGACTGCCACCAGCGCTATGATCGCCTTCATCTGCAAGGGAAGCACAGAGGTGTGTTACACGAGTGCCATGTGTAGCTGTTTCTACCTGAAAGAAGGCCTTTGGCTTCCAGCATCTTTTCAGCTAGAAAGCAGAGCTTCTCCATCCCCTCCCAGGGAAGCAGGGGTAACCGGGCCTCCACAAACCCACCCTGCCTGTTCCCATCCTTGCTCACCTTGCAGCCTCGCCACCACATCTGTCTCCGAAGCTGCTTGGCTCTGTTGCTAAAAGCGGTTGCGTTGTCTGATAAACTTTCtattgaaggaaagaaaggaggcGATTCAGCAGCGTGCACACAGTCAGAGCATCCACTCATTCTAACTCCACTGAGTTTTAAGCAATAAATGGCATTAGGGGAAATGACCCAACCACAGCGTGATTCACCAAAGCCACAGCAGATGCCAGTATGACGCCCTTCGCTAGAGTGCACACAGACCTGCTGTCCCACTGAGTCCCACTGAGCCCCCTTTGTACTGGCTGCCCTCTGAGGACAGGAATTTGCTCTGCAGGCCAGCAAGTGAGTGGACAACTGAAACACTCAGGGCCGCTGGGAGACAGACCAATCTACCTTTGCTTGAAGGACCAACTAGATCACAGCACCCAAATGCCTCCAAACTAAAACAcctctgcacagagcagcagaagGTGGAGGTGGAAAGAGGAGAATGTCAGCACAAAGTCAGATCTGCAGCCCAAGGCTTAAGAAACACCACTCCCAGGAAGGACAGAAATACAAGCCCAGGTGTGTCATTAGGCACTTTAGAACTGAAACCAGGTAACTTGGCCCAGCAACAAGAAAGAGATGTGGGGAATGggccagcagagctgcatttAGCATCGCACCTGATTTATCCTGCAGGTCATCCAGCCGCTCGCCTCTTTCAATCACCTTTGTGATGTTCTCCTGCATAACATCCATGACTTCGTCCACCTGGTTCTGGACACTAGAGCAGAGCAAAGGCAGTGTGAGGAGCAGAAGCAAGCACCACCAGCTGTGCATTGCAGTGCCAGTCCTCGCTCAGAGCTGCCCAGGCTGGCGGCATCTGAGAGCTCACGGACAAAAATCCAAGGGGACAACAGTGGAGGCAGGTTGATGGGACAAAGAAAAAGCTAGAGGCACAGCATGGCCTGGGGTGGGTCTCTGGCAACCCCAGGAAGGGCAGGGATACCCAAGGGATTCAGAGAGAGCACTGGGAAGTCAGCTGAAGCAGGGCACCCTGTGTTAACACCTTTAACACTCACATACACTAAGAAAAGGCACTGACTGCTGTTAGTGGGCACCTCTGCTGCAGAAGAGctcacaaagggaaaaaaaccccaacccaaccgAAAAAACCCACACCTTATATTTCCAGATTACATAGAACCTCACACCACACCTCTGCTAAATAACTTGGGGTGAAATCAAAGTAAGGTGCACTCCCCTCTCCGGGAATTGAGTTGCTAAATGAAACCCACTCTGCCAGAGGCATCAAAAGGACAGTAAAGAAATGGCTGATAGGAACTAAACCAAGTTATTATAATCCATCTTCTCATAAGTTATGCAACTCTGTGGGTAGTCACTTCAGTGAAAAGTAGCCTAAATCACAGCCGCAGGGTtattataaatgcatttattcaCTCCATAAAAAAAGCCACATTGGTAAGAGAGAAAAATTCTCCTGGTGGAAAAATACTGCTACATTCTGGTTTGTATTTTGGAGCTAATACACTTCTATTTTCCTGgagataaaaataagaaatttcttGAGGCCCTAGGGAGACAATACATTGTTTGAGACATACCGTTCCCAGAAAGTAAATGGCAACAGCGATGTCTTGGAGGCAACGCTACACACAGGGCAACAAAACAGAAATAGCTCCAGGCCACTCGCTCTGTGTAAGTCTTAGGTTTGACAGCCTAGGTTGCCttgattaaaaacatttaagcACTTCAAACATACCAAAATGCACCCAGCATTTACTAAATATGCAGCACAAATAGGCTATTTCAGCAGCTCTCCACATTATAAAAACAAGCACCTCTTATTAATAGCACAGTACCAGTGTCCCCAAGGGGAAGGAGGATTGCCAGCGCCTCATCTTTAGCACCTGCTTAGCGCCCACACTATTCTGCTTCCCAGATTATCCAGCCAAGTCATCTTCTTCAGACCCACGCAAAGCCCTCTCCTCCCCACTGCCATCTCAAGGACATTGTTTGCCAAAATAAGGTCTTTATAGCAGCACCAGACCCAACTCCACCACTCAAGAGAGCCATCATCCAGCCCCTAAGCTCAGAGTGCTTGGTACAACAAGGACAGCATATCCTCCACCACGGCCTGGGAAACCAGGGCCAAGAGGGACTCAGAGCAACTTGGCCAAGGCCATTCAATGGGGCACTGCAGAACCAGGAACAGGGTTCCATCCTAGCCACCATGCTTCTAATTAATTAATAAGAGGCATAGGTTCACATTGACTTATTTCTCCTGTCAGCTTGTGCTGAGACGCAGAGGTGAGGAGAGGCTGCAAAAAGCAATAGTGGTTGCAATGGAAAAGTACATGCTTTGCTCATATTTACTTATCCTTCCAAAAACAAGCAAGGAAAGTcattaaaagaaaaggcttttttctccccaaaaagcTCTAGAAAGAGTCCCAGATCTTTGAATATGAAGGGGCTTCCCATCTTAGTACTACAGGTCAGGCTCTGCAGCACCACTGCACTGAGGCTTCCAGAGATGGAACCACCAGGCAACACCCCTAAAGCCAATTTCTGACTCAACAGCCCTTGTATGGCACATTCTGGACTCCAGCAGCGCACACAAAAACTTGCTTTATTTAGGACACCGTAAGAAAGGAATGTGCTTTCCCTGTGCTGCATCTCAGAGTACACAGGAACAGAATCTACACTGTGCAGTGGCAGCCCCTGCCTTCCACATGGATGGCAGACGCCTGCCAGGAGTTTCTTATCTAGAGGGGAAAGGCACAGATAAACGCCTGTTCTGATGCACTATTTGTTTTACAAGGTATGAAGTGAGGGGCAGAGCTGCCACTGTTGGGAAAGAGCAGAAGTGGCACTGAGGGTGCAGGCAGATGCTGCCTGGGGAATGTGTGGCGGTACCCTATGGAGCCAAGTGTCTACCCCACGAAGGACACGCACAGCCCCGTGGCCCTTCCCTGGGGCAGCGGGTAAGGATGTGAGGAGGAGGCATGCTCTGCGAGGGGGTTCCTTACCTTGGCATGACAGACAAGTCCCAGCTCAGAGCTGCCAGCAACGCTGCTACAGCTTGGGGcgagaggaaaagcagaaacatctgctATCCCAGATGAGCCAACTTGGCAAAAACTCTAAGGCCTTAAACATCAGTTCCACAGGCAGAAGACTATATCTGCAGTATGTAAATGTTTCCAAAATCATTTACTGGTTTCAAAATAAAGAGCTTTCCTCCCACAACAGATTCGTAACTAAGATATCTTGGTAAAATTAGTGAGCAGGAGCACGCAAGATTACAATGCATTGAGGAATATGCAGTGCAATGCAATGCCGCCTGTATCCCCGCCAGTACAAGTCAGAGCCTGGAGAGATGCTGTTGCAGTCCCAGGACACCCCAAAACATTTGAGGCAGAGTGGGTAGGTATGTAACTTCAGGCTGCTCTGCTGTGTACCAGCATTTGGGAGACACCTATGGAGCACAGCCCCCCACTGCTCAAGCTGCATCTCAGCATTCCACCTCTTTCCAGTGGAGCTGCTGGCAAAACGCTGCATGCCTCTGCTACCTGCCCAGAGCCCGGGCATGCCGTTAGCTGTCCCCAGGagaacaaaacatttcacagaCAAAGAACAGAGGCACAGAAAAATGAAGGCTTAAACTCTCACAAATGTCAAGGTGTTTAACTCCCATGAAACACAGACATTTCAGCACCCCAATACCTTTTGGTATCTGATGCAAAAGAGAACcctgaagaaaaaacaggaatGAAGAGACCAAGCCAGGGAATGAAACTTATCTCCACACAGTGCTTTAACCAGACCTTAAGCCAGTCTCTGTAGCAGTGATGGGCGGGAGAGAGCAGAAACAAGAGCTGCATCTCCATGAGGGGGCTAAAAGATGCCCAGCCTATGTATTAGCCCTGAAGTTTCAGAACAAATTCAAAAATTCCCACTAGTTTGGCATGCTTGAGGCTGGAAACTCAAGTCacatcaagaagaaaatattttcttgttttatttggcAAGAGAGGATGAATCCTCTAATATGAAGCGTATTTCCTGTTAGGGAGCTATTGGCTTGTGACACATTCATTTCATGTGCTTCACTCCTGCCAGATTTCCAAGagaaataaagtagaataaataCCTGCCAGGGAAAGGGAGTAAGACAAAAGCCTAAATTATGTCTCCCATGACCCTCCTTCTTACCAATTACTGCAAATACGATGCTTTCAACAAGGACAGCAAGTGTACACCACCAAAGCAACAACAGGAGACCCAATGGCGCTTAGCTTGGTTTAGATTCCTCTCTTCTTGTGCTTTGTCCAGAGTAGAAGGAATAAGCCTTTCCATTTTGGCTGCACCAGGTCAGCTACTGAAAAACTCCCTGGGCTGGTCACGGTGTTGGGCTAGCAACAGTGCTGCATTCTTCAGACACCGTAAACAGGCCGTGCACACACCATGGGGTGTGCTGCTCAAGGCTACTTCTTGTCTCCAAGCTGGCTGTTTACAGCCAGAATGACACACTTCTATTTTCTACCCCAGCAATATTAATAGTGCCATGTATTTTGGTGTAAATTACACCCAAACACCCCTCATTGTGGCAGTACCTCAAGGAAGAGGGAATAGGATGGAGAATCAAGCCAGATGGACGGTGCAAAGGCAGGCCAGCAGAGAACAGTGCTCCCTGAGGCACGGCTCTCTGAAGAGGGGCTGACCGGCTGCTGTACTCAACAACGGGGCATCAACGCTGAACTGTCACAAATCCCTGGTTTTAGGTTGCTGCTTCATCCCAGCTGTGAGGAAGACAGCAGTCTATGCCTCCCTGAAGCCTCTGAGTCCTTGAAAGGATTATACCCAACAATGATGCCTGACAACACAGTCTCTGTATCACATTCAAATGAAAGCCGGGACTATGGCTGGGGTCCACTGCTCAAACAACTGCCGGCCATCAGCAGCCAGGCCCTGGGAAGCTGCTGTCAACTCTTGCCTTCAAACCATTCCCCAAACCCTCCCCCTCTTTGGGACGTAACTTGAGGCTTGCAGCGAGACAGAGCCACTGGGGCCGAGCCCCAGTACTGGGGATGATGGGGCCACCCTCAGCAGCACAATGGGAGAATCACAGGGACTGAGACCTGGCTCCTGAGGAGCCACAGCAGCATGCTGAGCCTCATCACCAGCACGAGCAGGAGCCTGAATGCAGCAGCACAGTCACCTGAAAGCAGAAACATCAGCGGTGCAGGAAGTCAGGCAGCACAGAAAAGGGGGCAATTTTAGTAGCATTTTTGAAAAGATGACCTGTGATGAGAGGAtccttttctaaataaaagaaaCCCTGGTGGAAGATGAACATCCCACCTTCCCCCGAAGAGGCACTAAGAACTCTGACAACACACATTCAGGACAAAGGCTGGaagcaaaaacagagaaaagagatCACTTCTCCCTTACCTGTTCTTCGTAACTTTGGGGAAAAGGATAAAAGCCTGTTAAAAGCTACTTTCAGCTTCAACCCATCCCATGGGGAGGTCTCAGAGGGAGCCTAAAGGACCCCATGCAGTGTCCACACCAACCGAGCAGCTGTTAGAACAACATAGTCTGAACTTCCAGACACCTCAGGACAAAACACAGCATGGATGGGACTCTGACACTTCCTCCTGCCACTATTGCTGGCTCTAACTCACCTGTTTCC comes from Athene noctua chromosome 5, bAthNoc1.hap1.1, whole genome shotgun sequence and encodes:
- the VAMP4 gene encoding vesicle-associated membrane protein 4, whose product is MPPKFKRHLNDDEVTGSVKSERRNLLEEDSDEEEDFFLRGPSGPRFGPRNDKIRHVQNQVDEVMDVMQENITKVIERGERLDDLQDKSESLSDNATAFSNRAKQLRRQMWWRGCKMKAIIALVAVILLLVIIVPIVLKYHT